A portion of the Manihot esculenta cultivar AM560-2 chromosome 2, M.esculenta_v8, whole genome shotgun sequence genome contains these proteins:
- the LOC110602534 gene encoding probable protein phosphatase 2C 24: protein MAGICCEVVSDGEASTQSEGSSREARRRRMEIRRLKFVTNVAPASPETEESNKRRKIEVHTASLPASRGDNCEDTVVENQDKRIELKVENGKSEGKEIINSSKSLNLFRSRSISSPAIDPDFFPKYGVASVCGRRRDMEDAVTICPSFCSVGKKSTTDLHYFGVYDGHGCSHVAFRCKERLHKLVEEELQESKEAIAVTAAAKWKTAMVRSFWRMDREVIAWNKGVVGASCRCEMQTPECDAVGSTAVVAIVTPVEIIVANCGDSRAVLCRNGKSIPLSTDHKPDRPDELKRIQAAGGRVIYWDGPRVLGVLAMSRAIGDNYLKPYVSCEPEVTITERTVEDDCLIIASDGLWDVVSNETACGVARMCLRGIVPGPQLCSPAENEVVGCGSGISSGCGEMSDQACWDASMLLTKLALARHTADNVSVVVVDLRKGT, encoded by the exons atggctGGGATATGTTGCGAAGTGGTGAGTGACGGTGAAGCATCGACTCAGAGTGAAGGGAGTTCGAGAGAGGCTAGGCGGAGGAGAATGGAGATCAGACGGCTTAAATTCGTGACAAATGTTGCTCCGGCCTCGCCCGAGACTGAGGAAAGTAATAAACGCCGGAAAATAGAAGTTCACACGGCATCATTACCTGCTTCTCGCGGGGACAACTGTGAGGATACGGTTGTGGAAAACCAAGATAAAAGAATCGAACTAAAGGTTGAAAATGGAAAATCGGAGGGTAAAGAAATTATAAATTCGAGCAAGTCTTTGAATCTGTTTCGAAGTCGTTCCATTTCATCACCTGCCATAGATCCAGACTTCTTTCCTAAGTACGGTGTTGCTTCCGTGTGTGGAAGGAGAAGAGATATGGAAGATGCAGTGACAATTTGCCCATCTTTCTGTAGCGTGGGCAAAAAATCTACCACCGATTTGCACTATTTTGGCGTCTACGATGGCCACGGTTGCTCTCAC GTGGCGTTCAGGTGCAAGGAGAGATTGCATAAGCTGGTGGAGGAGGAATTGCAGGAGAGCAAGGAAGCAATAGCAGTGACAGCTGCTGCAAAATGGAAAACGGCGATGGTGAGGAGTTTCTGGCGGATGGACAGGGAGGTGATAGCTTGGAATAAAGGGGTCGTTGGTGCTAGTTGTAGGTGTGAGATGCAAACCCCAGAATGCGACGCTGTTGGATCTACCGCCGTGGTTGCAATCGTCACACCTGTTGAGATCATCGTAGCCAACTGCGGAGATTCTAGAGCCGTCTTGTGCCGTAACGGCAAATCCATCCCCCTCTCTACTGATCACAAG CCGGACCGTCCAGATGAGTTGAAGCGAATACAAGCCGCCGGTGGGCGTGTAATATACTGGGACGGGCCGCGGGTTCTTGGAGTTCTGGCGATGTCTCGAGCCATAG GTGATAACTATCTAAAGCCTTACGTGAGCTGCGAGCCGGAGGTGACGATAACGGAACGGACGGTGGAGGACGATTGCTTGATAATAGCCAGCGACGGGCTTTGGGACGTGGTGTCGAACGAGACAGCATGTGGGGTGGCGCGTATGTGTTTGAGAGGGATAGTGCCGGGGCCGCAGTTGTGTTCTCCGGCAGAGAATGAGGTGGTGGGCTGTGGTAGTGGCATCAGCAGCGGTTGCGGGGAAATGTCGGACCAGGCATGCTGGGATGCGTCGATGTTGCTGACGAAGTTGGCTCTGGCCAGGCACACTGCTGACAATGTGAGCGTGGTTGTGGTGGATCTTAGGAAAGGCACGTAG
- the LOC110606641 gene encoding methylsterol monooxygenase 2-2 encodes MASFVHASWLYLITHFSDFQLACLGSFFLHESVFFLSGLPFIFIERAGWLSKYKIQTKNNSPAAQEKCITRLLLYHFGVNLPVMLFSYPVFKYMGMRSSLPLPSWKVVLVQIIFYFILEDFVFYWGHRILHTKWLYKNVHSVHHEYATPFGLTSEYAHPAEILFLGFATIIGPAITGPHLITLWLWMVLRVLETVEAHCGYHFPWSLSNFIPLYGGADFHDYHHRLLYTKSGNYSSTFVYMDWVFGTDKGYRKLKALKSTEVEDGSKQM; translated from the exons ATGGCTTCCTTCGTCCATGCTAGCTGGCTG TATTTGATTACACATTTCAGTGATTTTCAGCTGGCATGTCTGGGAAGCTTTTTTCTTCATGAAAGTGTCTTCTTCTTATCCGGACTTCCCTTTATATTTATTGAAAGGGCAGGTTGGCTGAGCAAGTACAAGATTCAG ACCAAAAACAACAGTCCTGCAGCACAGGAGAAATGCATTACTCGCCTACTTTTATATCATTTTGGTGTCAATCTACCAGTTATGCTTTTTTCATACCCTGTATTCAAATACATGGGCATGCGAAGTAGTCTTCCATTGCCGTCCTG GAAAGTAGTTCTTGTGCAGATAATATTCTACTTCATCCTCGAAGATTTTGTATTCTACTGGGGTCATCGGATTCTGCATACAAAGTGGCTGTATAAGAATGTGCACAGTGTCCACCATGA ATATGCTACACCATTTGGACTGACATCTGAATATGCTCACCCTGCTGAAATACTGTTCCTTGGATTTGCTACTATTATTGGTCCAGCCATCACTGGCCCCCACCTCATAACTTTGTGGTTATGGATGGTTCTGAGAGTTCTGGAGACTGTTGAAGCACACTGTGGTTACCATTTCCCATGGAGCCTTTCCAACTTTATACCTCTGTATGGGgg TGCTGATTTCCATGACTATCACCACCGCTTGCTATATACTAAATCTGGAAACTACTCATCTACTTTTGTCTATATGGACTG GGTTTTTGGCACCGATAAGGGTTACAGAAAATTGAAGGCGCTGAAGAGTACTGAAGTTGAAGATGGTAGCAAGCAAATGTAA